In Salinigranum marinum, one DNA window encodes the following:
- a CDS encoding DUF5059 domain-containing protein, with amino-acid sequence MRQTRRDLLRTTGAALAVGGLAGCNAADSTTTDTATDDASGGSAGGSSTQSSTETPESAPTASATTAVAAEWNAMRARLYDAVALGTAGSYADGAAAARDVFARFEGSSGEWGAHEQLEATNERVYESFESNLGELGEALGSESLAAARDAASDADQQLQSAIRGQTDARTAAAFDLQLLGSRVKNAAVVAPVDANAAATVAERAMESFEASEAYEMIEEADAESYEAFEGRIEAVVEAAGSDDVETVRSAADDALAAAVAGSYAVVGAPAVAGTGHLSTYQAEAFDAAALASTGGPSTEFAHAAALTLYRARVDDAGWLYAAGEVEAARSAVQSVFQHFEGARAHEALEAASEAAYTGFEDEGLSALIEAIDAGDDAAVESAISTIHESLVTGVMALGSGPEPAVLEAGYFRARLGDARELFETGDLSGARAVAQGLFGTFEANEADFHETLESTSTELYETFEEEHLVGAIDALDAGDEDAADTHLAGAMDTLLQFETQAGTVAHVSGAEAGVMAARGFDASGLAVLGRTERAGTVVEGAFAGFEAGAGGFHEALEDADEELYETFETELSEIRVAASDGGDVTAAAQAFDEQAVAAMYAVIGAAGGSFGESAGALAQGVFADFEEARVHDLLEEADEGAYETFEARLETFIESLSTQTLSAFADSTLRAQFAVAGALDDAPVSGAAGSNEGSGGDADLQGGPNVVEGVPEDADHVVEMNAVAYAPQELTISVGETVAWTHAAGEPHSVTAYEGDIPDGAAYWASGGFDSRSAAETGWDEGRGAVQSGQSYVHTFETAGTHEYFCIPHEAASMVGTVVVEG; translated from the coding sequence ATGCGACAGACCAGACGCGACCTGCTCAGGACGACCGGTGCCGCCCTCGCGGTGGGTGGCCTCGCCGGCTGTAACGCGGCGGACTCGACCACGACGGATACGGCGACGGACGACGCGTCGGGGGGATCGGCGGGCGGTTCCTCGACGCAGTCGTCGACCGAGACGCCGGAGTCAGCCCCGACGGCGAGCGCCACGACTGCCGTCGCCGCGGAGTGGAACGCGATGCGGGCCCGGCTGTACGACGCCGTCGCGCTCGGCACCGCCGGTTCGTACGCCGACGGAGCCGCCGCCGCCCGGGACGTGTTCGCGCGCTTCGAGGGGTCGTCGGGCGAGTGGGGCGCACACGAACAGCTGGAGGCGACGAACGAGCGGGTGTACGAGTCGTTCGAGTCGAACCTCGGCGAACTGGGCGAGGCACTGGGATCGGAGTCGCTCGCCGCCGCGCGCGACGCCGCGAGCGACGCGGACCAGCAGCTCCAATCCGCCATCCGCGGACAGACCGACGCGCGGACGGCGGCGGCATTCGATCTCCAGCTCCTGGGGAGCCGGGTGAAGAACGCGGCCGTGGTGGCTCCGGTCGACGCGAACGCCGCGGCCACCGTCGCCGAGCGAGCGATGGAATCGTTCGAGGCCAGCGAGGCGTACGAGATGATCGAGGAGGCGGACGCCGAGTCGTACGAGGCGTTCGAAGGCCGGATCGAGGCGGTCGTCGAGGCCGCCGGGTCGGACGACGTCGAGACCGTCCGCTCGGCGGCCGACGACGCCCTCGCGGCCGCCGTTGCGGGCTCGTACGCCGTCGTCGGCGCTCCCGCGGTCGCCGGGACGGGCCACCTGTCGACGTACCAGGCGGAGGCGTTCGACGCCGCGGCGCTCGCGAGTACGGGCGGCCCGTCGACCGAATTCGCTCACGCCGCCGCGCTCACGCTCTATCGGGCTCGCGTCGACGACGCCGGTTGGCTCTACGCCGCGGGTGAGGTCGAGGCGGCACGCTCGGCCGTTCAGTCTGTCTTCCAGCACTTCGAGGGCGCCCGGGCGCACGAGGCGCTCGAAGCGGCCAGCGAAGCGGCGTACACCGGCTTCGAGGACGAGGGACTCAGCGCACTCATCGAAGCGATCGACGCGGGCGACGACGCGGCCGTGGAGTCGGCCATCTCGACCATCCACGAGAGCCTCGTGACCGGCGTGATGGCGCTCGGTTCGGGTCCCGAACCGGCGGTCCTCGAAGCGGGCTACTTCCGCGCGCGGCTCGGTGACGCCCGCGAACTGTTCGAGACGGGCGACCTCTCGGGAGCACGGGCGGTCGCACAGGGACTGTTCGGGACGTTCGAGGCGAACGAGGCTGACTTCCACGAGACGCTCGAATCCACGTCGACGGAGCTGTACGAGACGTTCGAGGAAGAGCACCTCGTCGGTGCCATCGATGCCCTCGACGCCGGCGATGAGGACGCGGCCGACACGCACCTCGCCGGTGCGATGGACACCCTGCTGCAGTTCGAGACCCAGGCCGGAACCGTCGCTCACGTCTCCGGCGCGGAGGCCGGTGTCATGGCCGCCCGCGGCTTCGATGCGAGTGGACTCGCCGTGCTCGGCCGCACGGAGCGCGCAGGAACCGTCGTCGAAGGGGCCTTCGCGGGCTTCGAGGCCGGCGCGGGCGGCTTCCACGAGGCGCTCGAAGATGCCGACGAGGAACTGTACGAGACGTTCGAGACGGAACTGAGCGAGATTCGGGTCGCCGCCTCGGACGGCGGAGACGTGACTGCGGCCGCGCAGGCATTCGACGAACAGGCGGTCGCGGCGATGTACGCCGTCATCGGCGCGGCGGGCGGGTCGTTCGGCGAGTCGGCGGGGGCGCTCGCCCAGGGCGTCTTCGCCGACTTCGAGGAGGCGCGGGTGCACGACCTCCTCGAGGAGGCCGACGAGGGCGCGTACGAGACGTTCGAGGCGAGGCTGGAGACGTTCATCGAGTCACTGTCGACCCAGACGCTGTCGGCGTTCGCGGACTCGACCCTCCGTGCGCAGTTCGCCGTCGCCGGCGCGCTCGACGACGCGCCCGTGAGCGGGGCCGCGGGGTCCAACGAGGGCTCGGGCGGCGACGCCGACCTGCAAGGCGGCCCGAACGTCGTCGAAGGCGTCCCCGAGGACGCCGACCACGTAGTGGAGATGAACGCCGTCGCGTACGCCCCCCAGGAACTCACGATCTCGGTCGGAGAGACGGTCGCCTGGACGCACGCCGCCGGCGAACCACACTCGGTCACCGCCTACGAGGGGGATATCCCCGACGGCGCCGCGTACTGGGCGTCGGGCGGCTTCGACTCCCGGTCGGCGGCGGAGACGGGATGGGACGAGGGTCGCGGTGCGGTCCAGTCGGGCCAGTCGTACGTCCACACCTTCGAGACCGCCGGCACGCACGAGTACTTCTGTATCCCCCACGAGGCCGCCAGCATGGTCGGCACGGTCGTCGTCGAGGGGTGA
- a CDS encoding PGF-CTERM sorting domain-containing protein, translated as MVLLVVSAATPANAAVGDADEVTQTGSNYVGGQVVSASGQAVADATVTIPTKDGRLVATTNGAGEYLINLRDATLPDEVLVVAEGEGYVSTSRVVEAGSREIDITLLRTGRQLFTVFSETYHLGDDFVERGDINGALSETVDGETLERSVVIGEIQTMAEFATMFFVLQGSEIEKPVYLNGQQIGTLDQSDPDGSTSTHEIVFEPTALRPGPNTIRIESREDNFEVSNVRLRLEDVPADTQNPELSIESPDGLTAGGSGSFAVEASDNDRIQHLIVTLWDGTEPVVHRTTAGEPVSFSQAFDRAGTYTLSVQVTDGSGNLDTATREITVQEPTPTPEPTPTPTPTATATVTPTSEPTTVPGFGPGVAILALLVVGFLARRRN; from the coding sequence ATGGTACTGCTCGTGGTCTCGGCGGCGACACCGGCGAACGCCGCGGTGGGCGACGCCGACGAGGTGACACAGACCGGGAGCAACTACGTCGGTGGGCAGGTCGTCTCCGCGAGCGGGCAGGCGGTCGCCGACGCCACGGTGACGATCCCGACGAAGGACGGCCGGCTCGTGGCGACGACGAACGGTGCGGGCGAGTATCTCATCAACCTCCGGGACGCCACCTTGCCCGACGAGGTGCTGGTCGTCGCTGAGGGCGAGGGCTACGTGAGCACGTCGCGGGTCGTCGAAGCCGGGAGCCGCGAGATAGACATCACCCTCCTGCGGACGGGCAGACAGCTGTTCACCGTGTTCAGCGAGACGTACCACCTGGGAGACGACTTCGTCGAGCGCGGCGACATCAACGGCGCGCTCAGCGAAACCGTCGACGGCGAGACGCTCGAGCGGAGCGTCGTCATCGGGGAGATCCAGACGATGGCCGAGTTCGCGACGATGTTCTTCGTCCTCCAGGGATCGGAGATCGAGAAGCCGGTGTATCTCAACGGCCAACAGATCGGCACGCTGGACCAGTCGGACCCCGACGGGTCGACGAGCACACACGAGATCGTCTTCGAGCCCACGGCGCTCAGGCCCGGTCCGAACACGATCCGTATCGAGAGCCGCGAGGACAACTTCGAGGTCTCGAACGTCCGGCTCCGACTCGAGGACGTCCCGGCGGACACGCAGAACCCGGAGCTGTCGATCGAGAGTCCCGACGGCCTCACGGCGGGCGGGTCGGGCTCCTTCGCGGTCGAGGCGAGCGACAACGACCGCATCCAGCACCTGATCGTCACGCTCTGGGACGGGACCGAGCCGGTCGTCCACCGGACGACGGCGGGCGAACCGGTGTCGTTCTCACAAGCGTTCGACCGCGCGGGGACGTACACGCTCTCGGTCCAGGTGACCGACGGCTCGGGCAACCTCGACACGGCGACCCGTGAGATCACGGTCCAGGAGCCGACCCCGACGCCGGAACCGACGCCAACCCCGACACCCACGGCGACCGCCACGGTGACGCCGACGTCCGAACCGACCACGGTTCCCGGCTTCGGCCCCGGCGTGGCTATCCTCGCGCTGCTCGTCGTCGGCTTCCTCGCCCGACGCCGCAACTGA
- a CDS encoding cold-shock protein, with protein MAKGTVDFFNDTGGYGFIDTEDSDDDVFFHMEDVGGPDLEEGQEVEFEIQDSPKGPRAANLTRL; from the coding sequence ATGGCGAAAGGCACGGTTGATTTCTTCAACGACACTGGCGGCTACGGTTTCATCGACACTGAGGACTCGGATGACGACGTGTTCTTCCACATGGAAGACGTCGGCGGCCCGGACCTCGAAGAGGGACAGGAAGTCGAGTTCGAGATTCAGGACTCCCCCAAGGGTCCGCGCGCGGCGAATCTGACGCGGCTGTAA
- a CDS encoding Lrp/AsnC family transcriptional regulator, whose protein sequence is MRPGRPRASTTLEGLDDLDRAIIGALQRDARHASSGDIAEAMDVSASTIRKRIQRLESEGIVTGYHATVDYERAGYPLAVLLFCTAPIPEREELAARALGVDGVVGIKEIATSEENLLVTVVAENTDELTAIARRLAEFGLTIGEEELVRGDETVPFYRFTGTEDDEERPAA, encoded by the coding sequence ATGCGTCCGGGTCGTCCACGAGCGTCCACGACTCTGGAGGGACTCGACGATCTCGACCGGGCGATCATCGGCGCGCTCCAGCGCGACGCGCGTCACGCCTCGTCGGGCGACATCGCCGAGGCGATGGACGTCTCCGCGTCGACGATTCGCAAGCGGATCCAGCGGCTCGAATCCGAAGGGATCGTCACCGGCTACCACGCGACGGTCGACTACGAGCGAGCGGGCTACCCGCTGGCGGTGCTGTTGTTCTGTACCGCGCCCATCCCGGAGCGCGAGGAACTGGCCGCCCGGGCGCTCGGCGTCGACGGCGTCGTCGGAATCAAGGAGATCGCCACGAGCGAGGAGAACCTGCTCGTCACTGTCGTCGCCGAGAACACGGACGAACTGACTGCGATCGCCCGACGCCTCGCGGAGTTCGGACTCACGATCGGCGAGGAAGAACTCGTTCGGGGCGACGAGACGGTCCCGTTCTACCGCTTCACCGGCACCGAAGACGACGAGGAGCGGCCGGCGGCCTGA
- a CDS encoding AsnC family transcriptional regulator translates to MRDLDETDFEILRLLLDDARRPYSDLAEAVDLSPPAVSDRVARLRDVGVIRRFTLDVDRTQLHGGTPVLVDLEVDRATTAVSAVRQALLDSGSVEHVFTTAESHLVFQARVPDSDFAAWLFDVVDEAAIGSYDVTLLSGVDWSPDLGGTEFGLTCVQCGNTVDTEGVSTRIDGDLYQFCCPSCETRFREKYAELKEGAG, encoded by the coding sequence ATGCGTGACCTCGACGAGACCGACTTCGAAATCCTCAGGCTCCTCCTGGACGACGCGCGGCGACCGTACAGCGACCTCGCGGAGGCCGTCGACCTCTCCCCGCCGGCGGTCTCCGACCGCGTCGCTCGACTCCGCGACGTGGGAGTCATCCGTCGGTTCACGCTCGACGTCGACCGCACACAGCTCCACGGCGGGACGCCCGTCCTCGTCGACCTCGAGGTCGATCGCGCGACGACCGCGGTTTCGGCGGTCCGCCAGGCGCTCCTCGACAGCGGTTCGGTCGAGCACGTCTTCACGACCGCCGAGTCGCACCTGGTGTTTCAGGCCCGTGTCCCCGACAGCGACTTCGCCGCGTGGCTGTTCGACGTCGTCGACGAGGCGGCGATCGGGTCGTACGACGTGACGCTTCTCTCCGGCGTCGACTGGTCGCCCGACCTCGGCGGGACCGAGTTCGGACTCACCTGCGTCCAGTGCGGGAACACGGTCGACACGGAGGGCGTCTCGACCCGGATCGACGGCGACCTCTACCAGTTCTGCTGTCCCTCCTGTGAGACGCGTTTCCGCGAGAAGTACGCCGAACTCAAAGAGGGAGCCGGCTGA
- a CDS encoding 2-phosphosulfolactate phosphatase, protein MSRDAPTNGLDGRLIERCEEIPAEPPTGDYVVVDVLHFSNTVIELFENGADYVHITDERGEEPAFKAERPEARIGGATTPAYEPEPGYDFFNSPSFVQDLDVEGRPVSMTSSNGGRTVARLRAVVDPASEVYVGSTMNAGAVADHLRGNGRTTYLVSAGSRGDVAIEDHVGATLISRALDGIPLATAEREVFRRQVKVAKGPGYAQKNELRRRDVCEYALAFDSRAVVPRLADDSLVDAARPETEHAAD, encoded by the coding sequence GTGAGCCGCGACGCGCCCACGAACGGGCTCGACGGCCGGCTCATCGAGCGCTGCGAGGAGATCCCGGCGGAGCCGCCCACCGGGGACTACGTCGTCGTCGACGTGCTCCACTTCTCGAACACCGTGATCGAACTGTTCGAGAACGGTGCCGACTACGTCCACATCACGGACGAACGCGGCGAGGAGCCGGCGTTCAAGGCCGAACGGCCCGAAGCCCGGATCGGCGGGGCGACGACCCCGGCGTACGAGCCCGAGCCCGGTTACGACTTCTTCAACTCCCCGAGCTTCGTCCAGGACCTCGACGTCGAAGGGCGCCCGGTGAGCATGACCTCGTCGAACGGCGGGCGCACCGTGGCCCGCCTGCGCGCGGTCGTCGACCCCGCGAGCGAGGTGTACGTCGGGTCGACGATGAACGCGGGGGCGGTCGCAGACCACCTCCGCGGGAACGGCCGGACCACGTATCTGGTCAGCGCGGGCTCGCGCGGTGACGTCGCGATCGAGGACCACGTCGGGGCGACGCTCATCAGTCGTGCGCTCGACGGCATCCCGCTGGCGACGGCCGAACGCGAGGTGTTCCGCCGACAGGTGAAAGTCGCCAAGGGACCCGGCTACGCCCAGAAGAACGAACTCCGCCGGCGGGACGTCTGTGAGTACGCGCTCGCGTTCGACAGCCGCGCGGTCGTGCCGCGACTCGCGGACGATTCGCTGGTGGACGCGGCGCGACCGGAGACCGAACACGCCGCCGACTGA
- a CDS encoding DUF7260 family protein, with the protein MTDCCPVGRARRRVADELERTREKQRALDRFESDVRSITATPAGGQGTAVDGFVATGADRTAGHRQVRRAFEEHVRPLSGDALETPTTVHEAIATEFSRDVAVALATVDGGLPSRLKQAVLDESARRRDEMALTERALDRERQSLDAACEHLDEVRAWLDDRVDVRLSTREFGTLVAWHGRLDDHHGTLDDVAARRQRHLDRTTAMDVTVALSHRTLAEYLYAERSATFPVLDACASLAAACTAAQRGIRTHLFGSA; encoded by the coding sequence GTGACCGACTGCTGTCCCGTCGGACGGGCACGGCGGCGCGTCGCGGACGAACTGGAGCGGACGCGGGAGAAACAGCGGGCGCTCGACCGGTTCGAGTCCGACGTGCGTTCGATCACCGCCACGCCAGCAGGGGGACAGGGGACAGCCGTGGACGGCTTCGTCGCGACGGGAGCGGACCGGACCGCGGGCCACCGGCAGGTCCGACGCGCGTTCGAAGAGCACGTCCGTCCGCTGAGCGGCGACGCGCTCGAAACGCCCACGACGGTCCACGAAGCCATCGCGACGGAGTTCAGCCGGGACGTCGCCGTCGCGCTCGCGACCGTAGATGGCGGGCTCCCGTCGCGGCTCAAACAGGCCGTGCTCGACGAGTCGGCACGGCGACGCGACGAGATGGCCCTCACCGAGCGGGCGCTCGACCGGGAGCGGCAGTCGCTCGACGCGGCGTGTGAGCACCTCGACGAGGTCCGCGCGTGGCTCGACGACCGCGTCGACGTTCGGCTGTCGACCCGCGAGTTCGGAACGCTCGTGGCGTGGCACGGTCGGCTCGACGACCACCACGGGACGCTCGACGACGTCGCGGCGCGGCGACAACGGCACCTCGACCGAACGACGGCGATGGACGTCACCGTCGCGCTGAGTCACCGGACCCTGGCCGAGTATCTGTACGCCGAACGGTCGGCGACGTTCCCCGTGCTCGACGCCTGTGCCTCGTTGGCGGCGGCGTGTACAGCGGCCCAGCGCGGCATCCGGACCCATCTGTTCGGGAGCGCGTGA
- a CDS encoding DUF7552 domain-containing protein, producing MRRGTLRRLRHAIDAIASPNGDYLVRCARTGVRPFPVSGRRFRSRNHAVVAARLATRFRGRLRRYDPDTAVYDLVVCDAGAHERGPTDRQREPTAASNGGRR from the coding sequence ATGCGACGCGGGACCCTCCGCCGGCTTCGCCACGCGATCGACGCGATCGCGTCGCCGAACGGCGACTACCTCGTCAGGTGCGCGCGAACGGGCGTCCGACCGTTCCCGGTTTCGGGTCGACGCTTCCGGTCGCGGAACCACGCCGTCGTGGCCGCCCGACTAGCGACCCGGTTCCGGGGACGGTTGCGGCGGTACGATCCCGACACCGCCGTGTACGACCTCGTCGTCTGCGACGCTGGCGCGCACGAACGGGGACCGACCGACCGACAGCGAGAGCCCACGGCGGCCTCGAACGGGGGTCGAAGGTGA
- a CDS encoding heavy metal translocating P-type ATPase, translating into MSHRRSRLEIGGMSCANCAATITDAVGALDGVEDVTVNVATDEGSVEYDPDRASLARIYEAVEEAGYTPVAETLSVAITDMTCTNCADTVGGALERTPGVVDAQVNAATDEARITYNPVDADRRDLYAAIESAGYTPVREDDGAAGESAEERRDAARDEERRRQLRLTLFGAALSAPLLVFLIERFLFGGGVLPETVFGLPFGWVEFLLATPVQLVLGRPFYENSYKALVKNRTANMDVLIALGSSTAYLYSVVVLLGVLASEGLYFDTAALILVFITLGNYLEARSKSQASEALRTLLEMEADTATLVDDDGTEREVSLEDVEVGDRMKVRPGEQIPTDGVVVEGESAVDESMITGESVPVEKREGDEVVGSTINENGLLVVEATKVGSETALQGIVRTVKEAQSRQPEIQSVADRISAYFVPAVIVNALAWAVAWFLFPDALAGLVNALPLWGLVGGGPAALSPFEFAVVVFASAVLIACPCALGLATPAATMVGTTIGARHGVLFKGGDILERARDVDTVVFDKTGTLTTGEMRLTDVVPLGRADADAVADGGQIAARPEPSEREVLRLAASAESGSEHPLARAIVAAAEERGLSLSAPESFENVPGHGVRATVDGREILVGNRKLVTDAGVDPAPATEAMEQFETAGKTAMLVASVPAGTSVPAGTSVPTGTTDGELLGVVATADTVKETAKEAVAALRDRGTDVMLLTGDNERTARAVAEAVGIDPENVRAEVLPDEKSDAVESIQESGRRVMMVGDGVNDAPALAVASVGCAIGSGTDVAIEAADVTLMRDDPVDVVKAIRISEGTLAKIKQNLFWALGYNTAMIPLASLGLLQPVLAAGAMAVSSVSVLTNSLLFRRYTPDHDYRLLGFLRR; encoded by the coding sequence ATGAGCCACCGACGCAGCCGACTCGAGATCGGGGGGATGAGCTGTGCGAACTGCGCGGCGACCATCACGGACGCGGTGGGGGCGCTCGACGGCGTCGAGGACGTGACGGTCAACGTCGCCACCGACGAGGGGAGCGTCGAGTACGACCCCGACCGGGCCTCGCTCGCGCGGATCTACGAGGCGGTCGAAGAGGCCGGCTACACGCCGGTCGCCGAGACGCTCTCTGTCGCCATCACGGACATGACGTGTACGAACTGCGCCGACACGGTGGGGGGCGCGCTCGAACGGACGCCGGGCGTCGTCGACGCGCAGGTGAACGCCGCGACCGACGAGGCGCGGATCACGTACAACCCGGTCGACGCCGACCGTCGCGACCTCTACGCGGCGATCGAGTCGGCCGGCTACACGCCCGTCCGCGAGGACGACGGAGCGGCGGGGGAGTCGGCCGAGGAACGACGCGACGCCGCACGCGACGAGGAGCGCCGCCGCCAGCTCCGACTGACCCTGTTCGGCGCGGCGCTGTCGGCTCCCCTCCTCGTCTTCCTGATCGAGCGGTTCCTCTTCGGCGGGGGCGTCCTCCCCGAGACCGTCTTCGGCCTCCCGTTCGGCTGGGTCGAGTTCCTCCTGGCGACGCCCGTCCAGCTGGTGCTCGGCCGGCCCTTCTACGAGAACTCGTACAAGGCGCTCGTGAAGAATCGGACGGCGAACATGGACGTGCTCATCGCGCTGGGGTCGTCGACGGCGTACCTCTACTCGGTCGTCGTCCTCCTGGGCGTCCTCGCGAGCGAGGGGCTGTACTTCGACACGGCCGCGCTCATCCTCGTGTTCATCACGCTGGGGAACTACCTCGAAGCCCGCTCGAAAAGCCAGGCGAGCGAGGCGCTCCGCACGCTGTTGGAGATGGAGGCCGACACCGCCACCCTGGTCGACGACGACGGAACCGAGCGCGAGGTCTCCTTAGAGGACGTCGAGGTCGGCGACCGGATGAAGGTCCGCCCCGGCGAGCAGATCCCCACGGACGGGGTCGTCGTCGAGGGCGAGAGCGCGGTCGACGAGTCGATGATTACCGGCGAGTCCGTCCCGGTCGAAAAGCGCGAGGGCGACGAGGTGGTCGGCTCGACGATCAACGAGAACGGGCTCCTCGTGGTCGAGGCGACGAAGGTCGGCTCCGAGACGGCGCTCCAAGGGATCGTCCGCACGGTCAAGGAGGCACAGAGCCGCCAGCCCGAGATCCAGAGCGTCGCCGACCGCATCTCGGCGTACTTCGTCCCCGCGGTCATCGTCAACGCGCTCGCGTGGGCGGTCGCGTGGTTCCTCTTCCCCGACGCACTGGCCGGCCTAGTGAACGCCCTGCCGCTGTGGGGGCTCGTCGGCGGCGGCCCGGCCGCGCTCTCCCCCTTCGAGTTCGCCGTCGTCGTGTTCGCCTCCGCCGTGCTCATCGCCTGCCCCTGCGCGCTCGGCCTCGCGACGCCCGCCGCGACGATGGTCGGGACGACGATCGGTGCCAGACACGGCGTCCTGTTCAAGGGTGGCGACATCCTCGAACGCGCGCGGGACGTCGACACGGTCGTCTTCGACAAGACGGGGACGCTCACGACGGGTGAGATGCGTCTCACCGACGTCGTCCCGCTGGGCCGCGCGGACGCCGACGCGGTCGCCGACGGCGGCCAGATCGCCGCCCGCCCCGAACCGAGCGAGCGGGAGGTGCTTCGACTCGCCGCGAGCGCCGAGTCGGGGAGCGAACATCCCTTGGCCCGCGCCATCGTCGCCGCGGCCGAGGAGCGCGGTCTCTCTCTGTCCGCTCCCGAGTCGTTCGAGAACGTCCCGGGTCACGGCGTCCGGGCGACGGTCGATGGGCGGGAGATCCTCGTCGGCAACCGAAAACTCGTCACCGACGCGGGCGTCGATCCCGCCCCGGCGACAGAAGCGATGGAGCAGTTCGAAACCGCGGGCAAGACGGCGATGTTGGTCGCGAGCGTGCCTGCTGGCACGAGCGTGCCCGCCGGCACGAGCGTGCCCACCGGCACGACGGACGGGGAACTCCTCGGCGTCGTCGCCACGGCGGACACGGTCAAGGAGACGGCGAAGGAGGCCGTCGCGGCCCTCCGCGACCGCGGCACCGACGTGATGTTGCTCACGGGCGACAACGAGCGCACCGCGCGCGCGGTCGCCGAGGCGGTCGGGATCGACCCCGAGAACGTCCGTGCGGAGGTGCTCCCCGACGAGAAGTCCGACGCCGTCGAGTCGATCCAGGAGTCGGGGCGGCGGGTGATGATGGTCGGAGACGGCGTCAACGACGCGCCCGCGCTCGCGGTGGCCTCGGTCGGCTGTGCCATCGGCTCGGGGACCGACGTCGCCATCGAGGCCGCCGACGTGACGCTGATGCGCGACGACCCGGTCGACGTGGTGAAGGCCATCCGGATCTCGGAGGGGACGCTCGCGAAGATCAAACAGAACCTCTTCTGGGCGCTCGGCTACAACACCGCGATGATTCCGCTCGCCTCTCTGGGGTTGCTCCAGCCCGTGCTCGCCGCCGGCGCGATGGCGGTGTCGAGCGTGTCGGTCCTGACGAACAGCCTCCTCTTTCGAAGGTATACGCCGGACCACGACTACCGGCTCCTCGGCTTCCTGCGGCGATAG
- a CDS encoding low molecular weight phosphatase family protein codes for MNDETVSFAFVCVQNAGRSQMSTAFAERERDRRGLGDRVEIVTGGTHPADHVHDGVVVVMRELDIDLSDRTPREVSTAELEACDVVATMGCSTLELDAVVDVRDWALADPDGQDLDAVRTIRDEIEGRVVALFDEYFGEREQGRSTAESA; via the coding sequence ATGAACGACGAGACAGTCAGCTTCGCGTTCGTCTGCGTCCAGAACGCCGGCCGGAGCCAGATGTCGACCGCCTTCGCCGAACGCGAACGCGACCGTCGCGGCCTCGGCGACCGAGTCGAGATCGTTACGGGCGGCACGCATCCGGCCGACCACGTCCACGACGGGGTGGTCGTGGTCATGCGAGAACTCGATATCGACCTCTCCGACCGCACGCCGCGCGAGGTGTCCACGGCGGAGCTGGAGGCGTGCGACGTCGTGGCGACGATGGGCTGTTCGACGCTCGAACTCGACGCCGTCGTCGACGTCCGGGACTGGGCGCTCGCCGACCCCGACGGGCAGGATCTCGACGCGGTCCGTACGATCCGTGACGAGATCGAAGGGCGCGTGGTCGCGCTGTTCGACGAGTACTTCGGCGAACGGGAGCAGGGACGGTCGACCGCCGAGTCGGCCTGA
- a CDS encoding DUF7563 family protein produces MSHCTYCDTFVSTDFVRVFGDENGRVYACPNCTANAGIQQVSAERKATMA; encoded by the coding sequence ATGAGTCACTGCACATACTGCGACACGTTCGTGTCGACTGACTTCGTTCGGGTGTTCGGCGACGAGAACGGGCGTGTGTACGCGTGCCCGAACTGTACGGCCAACGCCGGCATCCAGCAGGTGAGTGCCGAACGCAAGGCGACGATGGCCTGA
- a CDS encoding peptide ABC transporter ATP-binding protein produces MSNPTEAEPRAPLSVATDLTLTVNGAEAAVRSTGERLFVEFPSLSAALRALGGIPGGEADRLTDLLRTTDLTVEVRVRDRTVAVAGAEAQPGVVSRRLGVAPIESRLGGVLGAVGRELAAAVEAVDRTFR; encoded by the coding sequence GTGAGTAACCCGACCGAGGCGGAGCCGAGAGCCCCGCTGTCGGTGGCGACCGACCTCACGCTCACGGTGAACGGGGCGGAGGCGGCGGTCCGGTCGACCGGCGAGCGGCTGTTCGTGGAGTTCCCGTCGCTGTCCGCCGCGCTGCGGGCGCTCGGTGGGATCCCCGGCGGCGAGGCCGACCGTCTGACCGACCTGCTGCGGACCACGGACCTCACCGTGGAGGTACGTGTCCGCGACCGGACCGTAGCGGTCGCCGGCGCGGAGGCACAGCCGGGGGTCGTCTCCCGTCGGCTCGGTGTCGCCCCGATCGAGTCGCGTCTCGGCGGCGTCCTCGGGGCCGTCGGCCGCGAGCTCGCGGCGGCCGTCGAGGCCGTCGACCGGACGTTCCGGTAG